Proteins from a genomic interval of Spiroplasma endosymbiont of Lonchoptera lutea:
- a CDS encoding deoxynucleoside kinase, with product MRIILSGVVGAGKSTISEKLSKRYADYLLMNEPVKENPYLDEYYRNPQQTAFKMQVYMLMARSQQLKLTKGKTNVIFDRSVMEDVIFVEVLKDLQLINDIDYQVYCDFYHNVVLESIYLDNLITPDLIVFLRVSSATAIQRIKVRGRTSELLVDENYWVLLNEKYEQWYEKYKTKFNFLVIESDDKSIDEITNIIISKLK from the coding sequence ATGCGAATTATATTATCAGGAGTCGTGGGGGCTGGCAAATCAACTATTAGTGAAAAATTATCAAAAAGATATGCCGATTATTTATTAATGAATGAGCCAGTAAAGGAAAATCCATATTTGGATGAATATTATCGCAATCCGCAACAAACAGCTTTTAAAATGCAAGTATATATGTTAATGGCACGAAGTCAGCAATTAAAATTAACTAAGGGTAAAACAAATGTAATTTTTGATCGTAGTGTGATGGAAGATGTTATTTTTGTTGAAGTGTTAAAAGACTTACAACTTATTAATGATATTGATTATCAAGTTTATTGTGACTTTTATCACAATGTGGTTTTAGAAAGTATTTATTTAGATAATTTAATTACTCCGGACTTAATTGTTTTTTTACGCGTGTCTTCAGCAACGGCGATTCAGCGCATAAAAGTTCGTGGCCGAACTAGTGAATTATTAGTAGATGAAAATTATTGAGTTTTATTAAATGAGAAGTATGAACAATGATATGAAAAATATAAAACTAAGTTTAATTTTTTAGTTATTGAAAGTGATGATAAGTCAATTGATGAAATAACTAATATTATTATTAGTAAATTAAAATAA